From the genome of Chania multitudinisentens RB-25, one region includes:
- a CDS encoding LysR family transcriptional regulator has translation MDHHLLAIRVFARVVETGGFTRAADSLRMPKATVTKLIQNLENHLQTKLFQRTTRSMSVTEAGECYYQRVIKWLAELEQMEGSLTKSQAAPQGVLRIDVGGSTARQVLLPALPDFIARYPQIQIDLGVCDRIIDLINDSADCVIRSGPLADSSLIARRLFPLKWVTCATPAYLARYGTPQHPCDLEQDYPLAHYRHALNDRIQPLRFIDQGKEIDILHRYQVSVNESNAHLASALAGLGIIQTFRFMAQPHLDSGELISVLDNWQLPDEQMYVVYPSNRHLSAKLRVFIDWAVETFK, from the coding sequence ATGGATCACCATCTGCTTGCCATTCGAGTATTTGCCCGCGTTGTGGAAACCGGTGGTTTTACCCGCGCCGCCGATTCGCTGCGTATGCCAAAAGCCACGGTCACCAAGCTGATTCAAAATCTGGAAAATCATCTACAAACTAAACTGTTCCAGCGCACAACGCGCAGTATGTCAGTCACTGAAGCGGGCGAATGCTATTACCAGCGCGTGATAAAATGGCTGGCAGAGCTGGAGCAAATGGAAGGCTCCCTGACTAAATCACAGGCCGCTCCACAGGGCGTGTTGCGCATTGATGTCGGTGGTTCAACCGCCCGCCAGGTGCTACTACCGGCCTTACCCGATTTCATCGCCCGTTATCCGCAGATACAGATCGATCTTGGCGTATGCGATCGCATTATCGATTTGATCAACGACAGCGCCGACTGCGTGATCCGCAGTGGGCCACTGGCCGATTCCAGCCTGATCGCCCGCCGGCTGTTCCCCCTGAAATGGGTCACCTGTGCCACACCGGCCTATCTGGCCCGCTACGGCACACCGCAGCACCCTTGCGATCTGGAACAGGATTACCCATTGGCACACTATCGTCATGCGCTGAACGATCGCATCCAGCCCCTGCGTTTTATCGATCAGGGCAAAGAGATAGACATCCTGCACCGCTATCAGGTCAGCGTTAACGAAAGTAACGCCCATTTGGCGTCAGCACTGGCTGGCCTGGGGATCATTCAGACGTTTCGCTTTATGGCACAACCCCATCTGGACAGCGGCGAACTGATCAGCGTGCTGGATAACTGGCAGTTGCCTGACGAACAGATGTATGTGGTTTATCCTTCTAACCGCCACCTCAGTGCTAAACTGCGGGTATTTATCGACTGGGCGGTGGAAACCTTTAAATAA
- the yajD gene encoding HNH nuclease YajD, with product MAYIPKNYAKLEVGYREKALKIFPWVCGRCSREFVYSNLRELTVHHIDHDHSNNPEDGSNWEMLCLYCHDHEHSKYTEADQYGSTVIAGEDAQKDIGVATHNPFANLKAMMKK from the coding sequence ATGGCATACATCCCAAAAAACTACGCGAAGCTGGAAGTCGGTTACCGCGAAAAAGCACTGAAAATCTTCCCGTGGGTCTGTGGCCGTTGCTCACGGGAGTTTGTCTACTCCAACCTGCGTGAATTGACGGTGCACCATATCGATCACGATCACAGCAATAACCCGGAAGACGGCAGCAACTGGGAAATGTTGTGCCTGTATTGCCACGATCACGAACACTCCAAGTACACCGAAGCCGATCAATATGGTTCAACGGTGATCGCCGGGGAAGACGCACAGAAAGACATTGGCGTAGCCACCCATAACCCGTTCGCCAATCTGAAAGCAATGATGAAAAAGTAG
- a CDS encoding GFA family protein — MKIKEYHGGCLCGHIRFVAHGEAHHPHTCSCTLCQRHSGSLTLCWVEFPKDQVQWTGPGGTPSLYRSSAASCRAFCSICGSTLGAIDDAPTLGLLLGAFDKKNQKSMVPEFHSFRASRPRWWKIAIANGSKE, encoded by the coding sequence ATGAAAATAAAAGAATATCATGGTGGGTGCCTGTGCGGGCACATTCGCTTTGTCGCACATGGGGAAGCCCACCACCCCCACACCTGTTCATGTACCCTGTGCCAACGGCACTCTGGTTCACTGACGCTGTGCTGGGTTGAATTCCCTAAAGACCAGGTTCAGTGGACAGGGCCGGGCGGAACTCCCTCTCTTTATCGCTCGTCAGCAGCCTCTTGCAGAGCATTTTGCTCAATTTGTGGCAGCACCCTCGGTGCCATCGACGACGCACCAACCCTGGGGCTTTTGCTGGGCGCCTTCGACAAGAAAAACCAGAAAAGCATGGTTCCAGAGTTTCATTCGTTCCGGGCTTCGCGCCCACGGTGGTGGAAAATAGCCATTGCCAACGGCTCGAAGGAGTAA
- a CDS encoding substrate-binding domain-containing protein, which produces MDKLVIFAAGSLRLAFTPLLAAFEQETGHQAEATFGPAGLLRERIEQGEQPQLFASANLEHPQRLVECGLACFVQPFARNRLCATVRNVPALTAPDVLTLLCDPQWRVGISTPLADPSGDYALQVFERLERLLPGQGSALSRRALILVGGAQTAPIPAGRLAAEYVIEQHQADIFLGYASYADALSVYPQVTVRRLPAELDIEATYGLCLLNNASPAAQSLMKFILAEQGQRILQRSGLLAIPATEISAGGLMGERS; this is translated from the coding sequence GTGGATAAGCTGGTTATTTTTGCCGCAGGTAGCCTGCGGTTGGCATTCACCCCCTTATTAGCGGCGTTTGAGCAGGAAACCGGCCATCAGGCCGAAGCCACTTTTGGCCCGGCAGGCTTATTGCGCGAGCGTATTGAACAGGGGGAACAGCCCCAGTTGTTCGCTTCGGCAAACCTTGAGCACCCGCAACGTTTGGTTGAATGCGGGTTAGCGTGTTTCGTTCAACCATTTGCCCGCAACCGGTTATGTGCCACGGTGCGTAATGTGCCAGCGCTGACGGCCCCCGATGTGCTGACGTTGTTGTGTGATCCACAATGGCGGGTGGGGATTTCAACGCCGCTTGCTGATCCTTCCGGGGATTATGCACTTCAGGTGTTCGAACGCCTGGAACGGCTGTTGCCGGGGCAGGGAAGTGCGCTGAGTCGCAGGGCATTGATACTGGTTGGGGGAGCGCAGACTGCGCCGATCCCCGCGGGTAGGTTGGCAGCGGAATATGTCATTGAACAACATCAGGCAGATATTTTTCTGGGCTATGCCAGCTATGCCGATGCGTTGTCCGTTTATCCGCAGGTAACCGTGCGGAGGCTGCCTGCGGAACTTGATATCGAAGCAACGTATGGATTGTGTTTGCTGAATAATGCCAGCCCAGCGGCACAGAGCCTGATGAAGTTTATTCTCGCTGAGCAAGGGCAGCGGATTTTGCAGCGTTCAGGTTTGCTGGCTATTCCGGCTACCGAAATATCGGCTGGAGGGTTAATGGGCGAACGATCGTGA
- a CDS encoding ABC transporter ATP-binding protein, translating into MAETLLQVNGLSFAWPGQPRLFHQLDVQLRRGEVLAVLGPNGCGKSTLMQLLLGILPLQQGQMTQRCGMGFVPQYFTPPFAYKVIDIVLMGRARHIGLFRSPSANDHRLAKEALYALQMLEFAEWEFGRLSGGQRQLVLIARALSMACEVLILDEPTSALDLHHQDRVLTMIDQLAHERQMAVIFSTHQPNHAYAVADSALLLGAEGRHQLGSCHEILTAENLSPLFHLPIERISVPFAGNQRETLVPLYRSQREHNRG; encoded by the coding sequence ATGGCTGAAACGCTGTTACAGGTGAACGGCCTGAGCTTTGCGTGGCCGGGGCAGCCCAGGTTATTCCACCAGCTTGATGTGCAGCTACGGCGTGGCGAGGTGCTGGCGGTGCTTGGCCCCAATGGCTGCGGCAAAAGCACGTTGATGCAACTGTTGCTGGGAATATTACCCTTGCAGCAAGGGCAAATGACGCAGCGTTGCGGCATGGGATTTGTACCGCAATATTTCACACCACCCTTTGCCTATAAGGTGATAGATATCGTTTTGATGGGGCGGGCACGGCATATCGGGCTATTCCGTTCACCTTCGGCTAACGATCACCGGCTGGCGAAAGAAGCGCTGTATGCGTTGCAGATGCTGGAGTTTGCCGAATGGGAGTTTGGCCGCCTTTCCGGTGGGCAGCGCCAACTGGTGCTGATTGCCCGGGCGCTGTCGATGGCCTGTGAGGTGTTGATTCTTGATGAGCCCACGTCGGCACTGGATTTACACCACCAGGATCGCGTGTTGACGATGATCGACCAACTGGCGCATGAGCGGCAAATGGCGGTGATTTTTTCTACCCATCAGCCCAATCATGCTTATGCCGTAGCCGATAGCGCCTTGTTATTGGGTGCCGAAGGGCGGCATCAATTGGGGAGTTGCCACGAAATTTTGACGGCGGAAAATTTATCACCGCTGTTCCATCTGCCGATTGAACGGATCTCCGTGCCTTTTGCTGGAAACCAGCGGGAAACATTGGTGCCACTTTATCGAAGCCAACGGGAGCATAACCGTGGATAA
- a CDS encoding FecCD family ABC transporter permease produces the protein MRLGVLLLLTVFCALLSLGIGRYTVPASHSLMILLEPVIGQQADINAIERQVILGVRVPRILLALGAGAALALCGAALQGVFRNPLVDPHIIGVSSGAAFGGTLAILLGLPVLVLLLSAFVFGMAALLLVFAITSAIARRNILSLVLAGVILSGFFAACVSLLQYLADTEEKLPSIVFWLLGSFATADSHKLLMLFLPLLLAGGMLLALRWRINLLSLGDEDAAALGINVERTRWLILTLCAMIVAAQVAVSGSIGWVGLLIPHLARLLVGPDHRRLLPASMCLGALYMLLIDDLARTLSSSEIPLGILTALIGAPLFALLLRRAQVRGWHG, from the coding sequence ATGAGGCTGGGAGTATTACTGTTACTGACGGTTTTTTGCGCACTGCTTTCATTGGGCATTGGTCGCTATACCGTCCCTGCCAGCCACAGTCTGATGATTTTACTGGAGCCGGTGATTGGCCAGCAGGCAGACATTAATGCGATAGAGCGGCAGGTTATTCTCGGCGTGCGTGTGCCACGGATACTGCTGGCGCTGGGGGCGGGAGCGGCTTTGGCACTGTGTGGCGCCGCGTTGCAAGGGGTATTCCGTAATCCGCTGGTGGACCCGCATATCATTGGGGTTTCTTCTGGCGCGGCATTCGGTGGCACATTGGCCATTCTGCTTGGATTACCGGTACTGGTATTGCTGCTCTCTGCTTTTGTGTTTGGTATGGCGGCACTGTTGCTGGTTTTTGCCATCACCAGCGCTATTGCCCGGCGTAACATTCTTTCTCTGGTGTTAGCGGGGGTGATCCTCAGCGGTTTTTTTGCGGCCTGTGTCAGCCTGCTGCAATACCTTGCTGATACTGAAGAAAAGTTGCCCAGTATCGTGTTCTGGCTGCTCGGCAGCTTTGCGACGGCGGATAGCCACAAGCTGCTGATGCTGTTTCTTCCGTTATTGTTGGCCGGTGGCATGCTATTAGCGTTGCGCTGGCGTATTAACCTGCTTTCACTCGGGGATGAAGATGCTGCCGCACTTGGCATTAACGTTGAGCGTACCCGTTGGCTGATTCTGACGCTATGCGCGATGATTGTCGCTGCGCAGGTGGCGGTCAGCGGCAGTATTGGCTGGGTTGGTTTGTTGATCCCGCATCTTGCGCGTTTGCTGGTTGGGCCGGATCATCGGCGGCTGTTGCCCGCCTCAATGTGTCTTGGTGCGCTGTATATGTTGTTGATCGACGATCTGGCACGCACCTTGAGCAGCAGTGAAATTCCGTTAGGCATTCTCACTGCGCTGATCGGTGCGCCATTGTTTGCCCTGTTGCTGCGTCGGGCGCAGGTGCGAGGCTGGCATGGCTGA
- a CDS encoding ABC transporter substrate-binding protein encodes MLKRISYLLLILMFFSSSAFADRQVTDQLNRQVTLPDQITRAVVLQHQTLNLLVQLDAMNQVVGVLSSWQKQLGPNYLRLAPSLATMPMPGDLTAVNIESLLSLHPQVVFVANYAPQEMIAQIERAGLPVVAVSLRREPADQAGKINPVLQDEDQAYNLGLQDGIRLIGAVMGREAQAEAMVTEVFQQRALVDERLRDIPQDQRVRVYMANPDLTTYGAGKYTGLMMQHAGAVNVAAKEIQGFKQVSIEDVLKWNPSVIFVQERYPEVVQQILNSPQWQAIDAVKHQRVYLMPEYAKAWGYPMPEALALGELWMAKTLYPQRFSDIDLQQRVDDYYKRYYRATCCQSEQ; translated from the coding sequence ATGTTGAAACGTATTTCATATCTGTTACTGATTTTGATGTTTTTCTCCTCTTCCGCGTTTGCGGATCGCCAGGTTACCGATCAACTTAACCGCCAGGTGACGCTGCCAGACCAGATCACCCGCGCCGTGGTGTTACAGCATCAGACGCTGAATCTGTTGGTGCAGTTGGATGCCATGAATCAGGTGGTTGGGGTACTCAGCAGTTGGCAAAAACAGTTGGGGCCTAATTATCTGCGCTTGGCACCCAGCCTGGCCACCATGCCGATGCCGGGCGATCTCACGGCGGTGAATATTGAAAGCCTGCTGAGCCTGCATCCCCAGGTGGTATTTGTTGCCAATTATGCACCACAGGAAATGATCGCACAGATTGAACGGGCAGGTCTTCCAGTGGTGGCAGTTTCCCTGCGCCGTGAACCGGCCGATCAAGCCGGGAAAATCAATCCGGTTCTGCAAGACGAAGATCAGGCATATAACCTTGGTTTACAGGACGGTATCCGCTTGATTGGTGCGGTGATGGGGCGTGAGGCGCAGGCTGAAGCCATGGTGACAGAGGTTTTCCAGCAGCGTGCGTTGGTGGACGAGCGCCTGCGGGATATTCCACAGGATCAGCGAGTGCGGGTATATATGGCGAACCCGGATCTCACCACTTACGGCGCCGGTAAATATACCGGCTTGATGATGCAGCATGCCGGTGCCGTTAACGTGGCGGCAAAAGAGATCCAGGGCTTTAAGCAAGTCTCGATCGAAGATGTATTGAAATGGAACCCGTCCGTGATTTTTGTACAGGAACGTTACCCCGAGGTGGTACAACAGATCCTCAATTCACCACAATGGCAGGCGATTGATGCGGTGAAACATCAGCGTGTGTATCTGATGCCGGAATATGCCAAAGCCTGGGGTTACCCGATGCCAGAAGCCTTGGCTTTGGGGGAATTATGGATGGCGAAAACGCTGTATCCGCAGCGCTTTAGCGACATCGATCTGCAACAGCGGGTTGATGACTACTATAAGCGCTATTATCGCGCCACCTGTTGCCAGAGTGAGCAATGA
- a CDS encoding LysR substrate-binding domain-containing protein: MQTSLPSLDVLKTFVVVAQRLNFTHAAQALHLTQGAVSRQILGLEQQLGYALFSRQARGLTLTPQGAMLLAPVQQALGQLDEALARAGVQPGTLRIKCPTCAMRWVLPRIIRLQNEQPEMNIELTASVSHGVEFSTEHFDAAVVFGEPQRKRLVVQHLFDEILTPVCTPTYLPALHRPPEPADLAQKTLLHPTRDRRDWLLWLKAAGHEALPSAKAQHFDTLDLAMSAALQGFGIAIGDLCLLEEDIQSNRIVTPFPLSVLSGAAYYLVYPERAVVPAALSVLVEWLGTEAEKSRVRLQRYRPEMVNDRR, encoded by the coding sequence ATGCAAACATCATTGCCATCGCTTGACGTACTAAAAACTTTTGTCGTCGTGGCACAACGCCTCAATTTTACCCATGCGGCACAGGCGCTGCATTTAACGCAGGGAGCGGTCAGCCGCCAGATCCTGGGGCTGGAACAGCAATTGGGCTATGCGCTGTTCAGCCGACAGGCCCGTGGGCTGACGCTGACGCCACAGGGTGCCATGCTGTTGGCACCGGTACAGCAGGCATTGGGCCAGTTGGATGAGGCATTGGCACGTGCCGGAGTACAACCGGGTACGCTGCGGATTAAATGCCCGACCTGCGCGATGCGCTGGGTGCTGCCGCGTATTATTCGTTTGCAGAATGAACAGCCAGAGATGAACATTGAGCTGACCGCGTCGGTATCGCACGGTGTAGAGTTCAGCACCGAGCATTTTGATGCTGCCGTGGTGTTCGGTGAACCGCAGAGAAAGCGGCTGGTGGTGCAGCATCTGTTTGACGAAATCCTGACGCCGGTCTGCACTCCCACCTATCTGCCTGCGTTGCATCGGCCACCGGAGCCTGCCGATCTGGCGCAGAAAACCCTGCTGCATCCAACGCGCGATCGTCGTGATTGGTTATTGTGGCTGAAAGCGGCTGGGCATGAGGCATTGCCCTCCGCTAAAGCACAGCATTTTGATACGCTTGATCTGGCGATGAGCGCGGCGTTGCAGGGGTTCGGTATCGCGATTGGCGATCTTTGCCTGCTGGAGGAGGACATTCAGTCCAACCGGATTGTCACACCATTCCCGCTTAGCGTGCTCAGTGGTGCAGCCTACTATCTGGTTTATCCTGAACGCGCTGTGGTGCCTGCCGCATTAAGCGTACTGGTGGAATGGTTGGGAACGGAAGCGGAAAAGAGCCGTGTCAGATTACAAAGATACCGCCCTGAAATGGTTAATGACCGGCGATAA
- a CDS encoding pyridoxal phosphate-dependent aminotransferase — MQSACSQRSKLPDVGTTIFTVIGQLSAEHQALNLSQGAPNFACDLQLVEGVAQAMRAGHNQYAPMSGVAALRHALAEKVARLYGAHYDADDEVTVIASASEGLYSAISALVHPGDEVIYFEPAFDSYAPIVRLQGATPVAIRLSLQDLHIDWDEVAAAINSKTRMIIVNSPHNPTGSVFDEHDIERLSALTRNTDIVILSDEVYEHVVFDGGIHHSMARHPALAERSVVVSSFGKTYHVTGWRVGYCMAPAALMDEIRKVHQFMVFSADTPMQYAFAAALANPQSYLGLADFYQQKRNLLAHALQNSRFELLPSRGSFFMLARFSGFSNESDNDFAVRLIREAKVATIPLSAFYSDGTDTGIIRLSFSKDNDTLLEGARRLCQV, encoded by the coding sequence ATGCAGAGCGCCTGCTCTCAACGTTCGAAACTGCCGGACGTCGGCACCACTATTTTCACCGTGATTGGCCAGTTGAGCGCCGAACATCAAGCATTAAATCTGTCGCAAGGCGCGCCGAACTTCGCCTGCGATCTGCAATTGGTGGAAGGCGTGGCCCAAGCCATGCGTGCAGGTCATAACCAATATGCCCCGATGAGCGGCGTAGCCGCATTACGCCATGCTCTGGCGGAAAAAGTGGCTCGCTTATACGGTGCACACTACGACGCTGATGATGAAGTCACGGTGATTGCCAGCGCCAGTGAAGGGTTATATTCCGCCATCAGTGCGTTGGTACACCCTGGCGATGAGGTGATTTATTTTGAGCCCGCCTTCGACAGTTACGCGCCCATCGTTCGCCTGCAAGGCGCTACCCCGGTCGCCATCAGGCTTTCACTGCAAGATTTGCACATCGACTGGGATGAGGTCGCCGCAGCGATCAACAGCAAAACGCGCATGATCATCGTCAACAGCCCGCATAACCCCACCGGCAGCGTATTTGACGAACACGATATTGAACGCCTGAGCGCGCTGACGCGTAACACCGATATCGTCATTCTGTCTGATGAAGTCTACGAACACGTGGTGTTTGACGGCGGCATCCACCACAGTATGGCCCGCCACCCGGCCCTGGCGGAACGCAGCGTGGTGGTTTCCTCGTTCGGCAAAACCTATCACGTTACCGGCTGGCGCGTGGGTTATTGCATGGCACCGGCGGCGCTGATGGATGAAATCCGCAAAGTACACCAGTTTATGGTGTTTTCCGCCGATACGCCGATGCAGTACGCCTTTGCCGCTGCGCTGGCTAACCCGCAGAGCTATCTGGGGCTGGCAGATTTTTACCAGCAAAAACGCAATCTGCTGGCACACGCGCTGCAAAACTCGCGTTTTGAATTGCTGCCAAGCCGCGGCAGCTTCTTTATGCTCGCCCGTTTCAGCGGGTTCAGCAATGAAAGCGACAACGACTTTGCCGTGCGTTTGATCCGTGAAGCAAAGGTAGCCACCATCCCGCTATCGGCATTTTACAGTGACGGTACGGATACCGGCATTATCCGCCTGAGCTTCTCAAAAGATAACGACACCTTGCTGGAAGGCGCACGCCGCCTGTGCCAGGTATAA
- a CDS encoding ABC transporter substrate-binding protein, which produces MKKTLNTLIATGCLLAAGATFAAENSLRFGIEALYPPFESKSASGQLEGFDIDLGNAVCAAAKLECSWVETSFDSLIPALQARKFEAINSAMNITDQRRQAIAFTDSIYQVPNRLIAKADSGLLPDAKSLAGKRVGVLQGSIQENYANAHWAPQGVDVVSYQDQNQVYLDLTSGRLDATLIMAPAGQSGFLAHPDGKGFAFVGEAVQDDKILGEGIAFGLRKDDTARLQQLNAAIAKVKQQGTITELSKKYFGDVDVTVK; this is translated from the coding sequence ATGAAAAAAACCTTGAACACATTGATCGCCACAGGCTGTCTACTGGCTGCGGGTGCCACCTTTGCCGCAGAAAATAGCCTGCGTTTCGGTATTGAAGCGTTATATCCGCCGTTCGAATCCAAATCTGCCAGTGGTCAGTTGGAAGGGTTTGATATCGATCTGGGCAATGCCGTCTGCGCCGCGGCAAAGCTGGAATGCAGTTGGGTAGAAACCTCATTCGACAGCCTGATCCCAGCGTTACAAGCCCGTAAGTTTGAAGCGATCAACTCAGCAATGAACATCACCGATCAACGCAGGCAGGCAATTGCTTTCACCGATTCAATTTATCAGGTGCCCAATCGTTTGATCGCCAAAGCCGACAGCGGCCTGCTGCCAGACGCCAAATCACTGGCCGGTAAGCGTGTGGGGGTATTGCAGGGTTCGATTCAGGAGAATTACGCCAACGCGCACTGGGCTCCGCAGGGCGTCGATGTGGTGTCTTATCAGGATCAGAATCAGGTGTATCTTGATCTGACCTCTGGCCGCCTGGATGCCACGTTAATCATGGCGCCCGCCGGGCAGAGCGGTTTCTTGGCGCACCCAGACGGCAAAGGCTTTGCTTTTGTCGGGGAAGCGGTGCAGGACGATAAAATTCTGGGTGAAGGTATCGCTTTTGGGCTGCGTAAAGACGATACCGCGCGGCTGCAACAGTTGAACGCAGCCATCGCCAAAGTGAAGCAGCAAGGCACTATTACCGAACTGTCGAAGAAGTATTTTGGTGATGTGGATGTGACGGTGAAGTAA
- the dld gene encoding D-lactate dehydrogenase, with the protein MTQSANQAFINQLKGIVGNAQVLTGERNTERYRKGFRSGEGKALAVVFPTRLLQLWQILQACVAADKIVIMQAANTGLTEGSTPSGNDYDREIVIVSTLRLDQLQILDQGKQVVGFPGSTLYKLEKLLKPYGREPHSVIGSSCIGASVIGGVCNNSGGSLVKRGPAYTEMALYAKLDANGQLHLVNHLGIKLGDTPEEILTRLEQRDYRAEDIEYGELRASDNEYASRVRDVDADTPSRFNADTRRLYEASGCAGKLAVFAVRLDTFAKEEKEQVFYIGTNDTAVLTELRRHMLSQFENLPVAGEYMHRDIFDIAEVYGKDTFMMIDKLGTSQLPRFFTLKGAVDARLNKLPLLPRNLTDCMMQKLSKLAPSHLPKRMKEYRIRFEHHLLLKMAGPGIQEAQQYLQHYFAQANGDFFVCTPEEGKKAFLHRFAAAGAAIRYHAVHANQVEDILALDIALRRNDTEWFETLPPEIDSQLEYKLYYGHFMCHVFHQDYVVKKGANCQALKEQMLALLNQRGAEYPAEHNVGHLYYAKPDLQAFYKDADPTNSFNPGIGKTSKQKYWGNHSG; encoded by the coding sequence ATGACGCAGTCCGCCAATCAGGCATTTATTAATCAGCTCAAAGGGATCGTTGGCAACGCACAGGTGCTAACCGGTGAACGCAACACCGAACGTTACCGCAAAGGTTTCCGCTCCGGCGAGGGCAAAGCGTTGGCGGTGGTGTTCCCAACCCGCCTGCTGCAACTGTGGCAGATCCTGCAAGCCTGCGTTGCTGCTGATAAAATCGTCATTATGCAAGCGGCCAATACCGGTTTAACCGAAGGTTCAACCCCCAGCGGCAATGATTACGATCGCGAGATCGTCATTGTCAGCACCCTGCGGCTCGATCAGCTCCAAATACTGGATCAGGGTAAGCAGGTCGTCGGCTTTCCCGGCAGCACGCTGTACAAACTGGAAAAACTGCTGAAACCCTACGGGCGTGAACCGCATTCGGTGATCGGCTCTTCATGCATCGGCGCTTCGGTCATCGGCGGCGTCTGCAACAACTCCGGCGGTTCACTGGTTAAACGCGGCCCGGCCTATACCGAAATGGCGCTGTATGCCAAGCTGGATGCCAACGGTCAGTTGCATTTGGTCAATCACCTGGGGATTAAGCTCGGTGACACCCCTGAAGAGATCCTCACCCGTCTGGAACAAAGAGATTACCGGGCCGAAGATATCGAATACGGCGAATTGCGCGCCTCCGACAACGAATATGCCAGCCGGGTGCGCGACGTCGATGCCGACACCCCTTCCCGCTTTAACGCCGATACCCGCCGCCTGTACGAAGCCTCGGGCTGCGCAGGCAAGCTGGCAGTATTTGCCGTGCGTCTGGATACCTTTGCCAAAGAAGAAAAAGAGCAGGTGTTCTATATCGGCACCAACGATACCGCCGTACTGACCGAACTGCGCCGCCATATGCTCAGCCAGTTTGAAAACCTGCCGGTAGCCGGTGAGTATATGCACCGCGACATTTTCGATATTGCCGAAGTGTACGGTAAAGATACGTTCATGATGATCGACAAACTCGGTACCAGCCAGCTACCACGCTTCTTTACGCTGAAAGGGGCGGTGGATGCCCGCCTCAACAAACTGCCCTTGCTGCCGCGCAATCTCACCGACTGCATGATGCAAAAACTGAGTAAGCTGGCCCCCAGCCATCTGCCGAAACGAATGAAAGAGTACCGTATCCGTTTTGAACACCATCTGCTGCTGAAAATGGCGGGCCCAGGCATACAAGAAGCACAGCAATATCTGCAACACTACTTTGCGCAGGCCAACGGGGATTTCTTCGTCTGCACGCCAGAAGAAGGCAAAAAAGCCTTCCTGCACCGTTTTGCCGCCGCGGGGGCAGCAATACGCTACCACGCCGTCCACGCCAATCAGGTAGAGGATATTCTGGCCTTGGATATCGCCCTGCGCCGCAACGATACCGAGTGGTTCGAAACCTTACCGCCGGAAATTGACAGCCAGTTAGAGTACAAACTGTATTACGGCCACTTTATGTGCCATGTGTTCCATCAGGATTATGTGGTGAAAAAAGGGGCCAATTGCCAGGCGCTGAAAGAGCAAATGCTGGCGCTCCTCAACCAGCGTGGCGCAGAATACCCCGCCGAACACAACGTCGGCCACCTGTATTATGCCAAACCGGATTTACAGGCATTCTATAAAGATGCCGATCCTACCAACAGCTTTAACCCCGGCATCGGCAAAACCAGCAAGCAGAAGTATTGGGGCAACCATAGCGGATAA